A portion of the Flavobacterium magnum genome contains these proteins:
- a CDS encoding helix-turn-helix domain-containing protein: protein MMLYIKNMVCRRCKMVVASELETLGIKALSVELGEVELLHPIDTAQKATLSANLYALGFELIDDKKSKTIERIKNLIIDLVHSRNNDLKTNLSQYLSSEIGQEYSALSNLFSEVEGTTIEKYLIAQKIEKVKELLTYDELSLSEIAYQLNYSSVAYLSNQFKKVTGFSPTYFKNLKSRKRKQIEDL, encoded by the coding sequence ATGATGCTATATATCAAAAATATGGTTTGTCGGCGTTGCAAAATGGTAGTTGCTTCCGAACTCGAAACATTAGGCATTAAAGCCCTTTCTGTAGAGTTGGGCGAAGTTGAATTACTGCATCCTATTGATACTGCTCAAAAAGCAACACTCTCAGCCAATTTATATGCTTTGGGATTTGAACTCATCGATGATAAGAAAAGTAAAACTATCGAACGGATTAAAAACCTCATCATTGATTTAGTCCATTCCCGAAACAACGATTTGAAAACAAATTTGTCGCAATACCTTTCTTCAGAAATTGGTCAGGAATACAGTGCGCTCAGTAATTTATTTTCTGAAGTCGAGGGAACTACCATCGAGAAGTATTTGATTGCACAGAAAATCGAGAAGGTCAAAGAATTGCTTACTTATGATGAGTTGTCATTAAGCGAAATAGCTTATCAGTTAAATTACAGCAGTGTCGCTTATTTAAGTAATCAATTTAAGAAAGTAACCGGATTCAGTCCAACTTATTTCAAAAACCTCAAAAGCAGGAAACGTAAGCAAATTGAAGATTTGTAA
- a CDS encoding WD40/YVTN/BNR-like repeat-containing protein, which translates to MINQIFKISILLFTAVTPVFGQEATWRKLTTETYAGKQDDIAFVDENTGWYVNGYGKIFHTTDGGTTWEKQMEQKGTFFRTVAFVDKNIGFAGTVGTEYFPNVTDTIPLYGTKDGGKSWKPVTYKGPYVKGLCAIDIVKEQFINHGKIDYKVHLFAVGRVGSPANLMISHDAGETWTSRSMNNDCKMLFDIKMLNKNEGFACAATNEDITLSNALILKTTDGGETWQKVYQSTRPFETTWKVSFPTKDIGYVTIQSYNPDPDVKQQRVAKTLDGGKTWTEINLVEDAAAREFGIGFVDGSHGYVGTMNSGFETIDGGLTWRKIDLGKACNKIRIYKDDNGKVFGYSIGVNVFKL; encoded by the coding sequence ATGATAAATCAAATTTTTAAAATTTCGATCCTACTGTTCACAGCAGTTACACCGGTATTTGGTCAGGAAGCAACCTGGAGAAAGTTAACTACCGAAACCTATGCAGGCAAGCAGGACGATATTGCTTTTGTAGATGAAAATACGGGTTGGTACGTTAACGGCTATGGCAAAATTTTCCACACTACAGATGGTGGAACTACCTGGGAAAAACAAATGGAACAAAAGGGAACCTTTTTCAGGACTGTTGCTTTCGTAGACAAGAACATTGGATTTGCCGGTACCGTAGGGACTGAGTATTTTCCAAATGTGACCGATACCATTCCGCTTTACGGCACAAAAGATGGCGGAAAATCCTGGAAACCGGTAACCTATAAAGGCCCTTACGTAAAAGGATTGTGTGCTATAGACATTGTCAAAGAGCAGTTCATCAATCACGGAAAAATTGATTACAAAGTGCATCTTTTTGCGGTGGGCCGTGTAGGCAGCCCGGCAAACCTTATGATTTCCCATGATGCAGGTGAGACCTGGACATCACGCAGTATGAACAACGATTGCAAAATGTTGTTCGATATTAAAATGCTCAATAAAAATGAAGGCTTTGCCTGTGCGGCTACTAACGAAGACATCACGCTATCCAATGCCCTGATTTTGAAAACAACTGATGGTGGCGAAACCTGGCAAAAAGTTTACCAATCGACACGACCTTTTGAAACCACCTGGAAAGTTTCGTTTCCTACCAAAGATATTGGATATGTCACTATTCAATCCTATAATCCTGATCCCGATGTTAAGCAACAAAGGGTTGCTAAAACGCTTGATGGAGGCAAAACGTGGACGGAAATCAATTTAGTGGAAGACGCTGCCGCACGAGAATTTGGGATTGGATTTGTAGATGGAAGTCATGGATACGTCGGGACGATGAATAGTGGCTTTGAAACCATTGATGGAGGGCTTACATGGCGAAAGATTGACTTAGGAAAGGCCTGCAACAAAATCCGGATTTACAAGGATGACAACGGAAAGGTCTTTGGATACAGTATTGGCGTCAATGTATTTAAATTATAA
- a CDS encoding heavy-metal-associated domain-containing protein codes for MTHTYQVTGMTCGSCEAKVKSALMTVENVSSVEVSKDTNTATVTMDKHIAIIEFQKALGGDESRYHISAIEHNETVEQAKSWFVTYKPIITIFAYITAITLLIQTQNDSFNLMEWMRHFMAGFFLIFSFFKMLNLKGFAESYVMYDVVARKIPIWAYLYAFVELGLGIANLIDFNPVVTNATTFIVMSISIIGVLQSVLNKKQIKCACLGAVFNLPMSTVTIIEDALMIVMSGVMLVTML; via the coding sequence ATGACACACACTTATCAGGTTACAGGAATGACATGCGGAAGCTGCGAAGCAAAAGTAAAATCTGCTTTAATGACAGTTGAAAATGTTTCATCAGTCGAAGTATCTAAGGATACTAATACGGCAACAGTCACAATGGACAAACATATTGCAATTATTGAGTTTCAAAAGGCATTGGGAGGCGATGAAAGCCGTTATCATATTTCAGCCATTGAGCACAATGAAACAGTAGAACAGGCGAAAAGTTGGTTTGTTACCTACAAGCCCATTATAACAATATTCGCTTATATTACTGCTATAACGTTGCTAATTCAAACGCAAAATGACAGTTTCAATCTTATGGAATGGATGAGGCATTTTATGGCGGGATTCTTTTTGATTTTTTCTTTCTTTAAGATGCTAAATCTAAAAGGATTTGCAGAAAGTTATGTGATGTATGATGTGGTTGCCCGTAAAATACCTATTTGGGCATATCTATATGCTTTTGTAGAATTGGGATTAGGTATTGCAAACCTCATCGATTTTAATCCGGTTGTAACCAATGCAACAACATTTATTGTGATGTCAATAAGCATTATTGGAGTATTGCAATCGGTACTAAATAAAAAACAAATTAAGTGTGCCTGTCTTGGTGCGGTATTTAACCTGCCAATGAGTACGGTTACCATCATTGAAGATGCACTTATGATAGTTATGAGCGGCGTGATGCTTGTGACTATGCTTTAA
- a CDS encoding M50 family metallopeptidase: MKIKKPQLVLILRSIVIVIVFGGMGFFAAKVGIAASSGMSKLSFIALILLFIPTFFIVIAIHEAGHALAGVSMKFHFKTYIVGPFMWEKETDKWQFKWNKNVNTAGGLVICIPMGTENLTKRFSVYAAGGPLASLGLTLLAYGLYSIIPSSTTPIEVFRNSLYIMAVLSLIIFITTALPMRANGFSSDGARVLRLLRGGETARFELLILKLITSASAGIRPKEIDINELNEAFILSEKIKASFKVYLHSFFHQAEFDKGNLEKAEKHLMDYINEIESIPKGVRNIVWLDAAFFYAFAKKDLEQATKYWNTFEPAALIPKAQTFATEAAIALLKNDKHLTITKVAAAEREISNMIDKGLGIALKEKLNQLKNSTSEPE; the protein is encoded by the coding sequence ATGAAAATTAAAAAACCACAATTAGTTTTAATCCTAAGATCAATTGTCATAGTTATTGTTTTCGGCGGTATGGGTTTTTTTGCTGCCAAAGTGGGCATAGCCGCTTCATCCGGTATGTCAAAATTGTCATTCATTGCATTAATACTGCTTTTTATTCCTACATTTTTTATTGTAATAGCTATACATGAAGCGGGTCACGCACTCGCTGGTGTCTCGATGAAATTTCATTTCAAAACATACATCGTTGGGCCATTCATGTGGGAAAAGGAAACTGATAAATGGCAGTTTAAATGGAATAAAAATGTGAATACCGCTGGCGGTTTAGTGATATGTATTCCTATGGGAACCGAAAACCTTACCAAACGATTTTCTGTTTATGCAGCTGGTGGTCCACTGGCAAGTCTGGGACTGACTCTGCTGGCTTACGGTCTGTATAGTATTATACCATCATCTACGACACCTATTGAAGTTTTTAGAAATTCACTTTATATAATGGCGGTGCTTTCTTTAATTATTTTTATAACAACCGCATTACCAATGAGAGCCAATGGCTTTTCATCAGATGGCGCCCGGGTGCTTCGGTTATTGAGAGGAGGGGAAACAGCGCGATTTGAATTACTTATTTTGAAATTAATAACTAGTGCTTCTGCGGGGATTCGACCCAAAGAAATTGACATCAACGAGCTCAATGAGGCATTCATTCTTTCTGAAAAAATAAAAGCATCATTTAAAGTCTATCTTCATAGCTTCTTCCACCAAGCTGAATTTGACAAAGGAAACCTGGAAAAAGCAGAAAAACATTTAATGGATTATATCAATGAGATTGAATCCATCCCTAAAGGAGTCCGAAATATAGTGTGGCTTGATGCCGCTTTCTTTTACGCTTTCGCAAAAAAAGACCTTGAGCAAGCTACTAAGTATTGGAATACGTTTGAGCCGGCTGCTTTAATTCCAAAAGCACAGACTTTTGCAACCGAAGCGGCAATCGCGCTTTTAAAAAATGACAAACATTTAACCATTACGAAAGTAGCGGCAGCTGAAAGAGAAATTTCAAATATGATTGATAAGGGCCTGGGTATCGCACTAAAAGAAAAACTAAATCAATTAAAAAACAGTACATCTGAGCCCGAATAA
- a CDS encoding DUF3347 domain-containing protein, which translates to MKSLSKIVMAIVTLLSINLCIANAQTNQSPNELSTVFDKYFAVKDALVSTNGKSAAEKAKGLTAAIKNVNMEKLTAEQHTVWMAVQKDLVEDAEHISETGDAKHQRDHFVTLSTAIYKLQKVSKTETPVYYQFCPMANDGKGANWLSKEKPIKNPYYGSQMMSCGKTVETIQ; encoded by the coding sequence ATGAAATCACTTTCTAAAATAGTGATGGCAATAGTTACATTGCTATCAATAAACCTTTGCATTGCTAATGCACAAACCAACCAATCACCAAATGAATTATCAACAGTGTTTGATAAGTACTTTGCGGTAAAAGATGCATTGGTAAGCACTAACGGAAAATCAGCAGCCGAGAAAGCAAAAGGACTGACCGCAGCTATAAAAAATGTAAATATGGAAAAACTGACTGCGGAACAGCATACCGTTTGGATGGCGGTTCAGAAAGACTTAGTTGAGGATGCAGAGCATATTTCCGAAACGGGTGATGCAAAGCACCAAAGAGACCATTTTGTAACACTTTCAACGGCTATTTATAAGCTTCAAAAAGTATCAAAAACTGAAACGCCGGTATATTATCAATTTTGCCCAATGGCAAATGATGGTAAAGGTGCTAATTGGTTAAGTAAAGAAAAGCCAATTAAAAACCCTTATTATGGCTCACAGATGATGAGTTGCGGCAAAACTGTTGAAACGATACAGTAA
- a CDS encoding heavy metal-binding domain-containing protein, which translates to MKNLIFLSFILLSLTACNSKSGKTESATPTEPQKTETTEKVVDTTAETKSVAQLYSCPMHPEVKGEKGSECPKCGMALTEPVK; encoded by the coding sequence ATGAAAAATCTAATCTTCTTATCATTTATCTTACTTTCATTAACTGCTTGTAATTCAAAAAGCGGTAAAACAGAAAGTGCCACACCTACTGAGCCACAGAAAACCGAAACAACTGAAAAGGTTGTTGACACCACTGCTGAAACAAAATCAGTTGCACAATTATATTCATGCCCGATGCATCCTGAAGTAAAAGGGGAAAAAGGCTCTGAATGTCCAAAATGCGGAATGGCATTAACTGAACCTGTTAAGTAA
- a CDS encoding helix-turn-helix transcriptional regulator — MVQKYNVKNTSLGQALGLLSNDFENLNNGNIKINKELFYAIAECIVKDQSAVFQSFNTLKSVKQETNGRLFNFIYDAKNYIDDHFLEKINIEIIAREAKLSEYHFIRLFKSIFNTTPYKYVTKKRLDFASQLLEHQYPISNVAVLLGYSDIPAFSNAFKQHYGFSPNKFRIN, encoded by the coding sequence ATGGTCCAGAAATACAACGTCAAAAACACTTCTTTAGGACAGGCACTCGGTCTATTGTCAAACGATTTTGAGAATCTAAACAACGGAAACATTAAGATCAACAAGGAGCTGTTTTATGCAATAGCAGAGTGTATCGTAAAAGACCAAAGTGCTGTTTTTCAAAGTTTCAACACATTAAAATCAGTAAAACAAGAGACTAATGGGCGCTTGTTTAATTTTATTTATGATGCGAAAAATTACATAGACGATCATTTCCTTGAAAAAATAAATATCGAAATCATTGCCCGGGAAGCAAAGCTGTCAGAGTACCATTTCATTCGATTATTCAAATCAATTTTCAACACTACACCTTACAAATACGTCACCAAAAAAAGATTAGATTTTGCCTCACAGTTACTCGAACACCAATATCCCATCTCAAACGTAGCCGTGCTGCTCGGATACTCAGACATACCTGCGTTTAGTAATGCCTTCAAACAACACTATGGTTTTTCGCCAAATAAATTCCGGATAAATTAG
- a CDS encoding protein rep, translated as MGQKPVFISGNGSDLSNDEVLKGRAKRKFITQNMMLSLMDVAKEKGDNEKQKSYWNSYYCQNRVTSVDGRLYGNYCKNRFCTLCCSIRKAEIINKYYPVIEQWEQPYFVTLTVKACSATRLRVMVKKVMQGFQRIKDRHKKNYLRGKGIKLIGVKSLECNFNPTKKTYNPHLHLIVANKKMAEILIQDWLKLWTPKFAQRQAQDMREIFNAETG; from the coding sequence ATGGGACAAAAGCCGGTTTTTATTTCAGGAAATGGCTCTGACCTCAGCAATGATGAGGTTTTGAAAGGAAGGGCAAAGCGCAAATTTATCACACAAAATATGATGCTGAGCCTGATGGATGTAGCAAAAGAAAAAGGCGATAATGAAAAGCAAAAAAGTTATTGGAACAGCTATTATTGCCAAAACCGAGTTACAAGCGTTGATGGTCGTTTGTATGGCAACTATTGCAAAAATAGATTTTGCACCCTTTGTTGCAGCATCAGGAAAGCCGAAATCATAAACAAATATTATCCGGTTATTGAGCAATGGGAACAACCTTATTTTGTAACACTAACAGTCAAAGCCTGTTCAGCTACAAGGCTAAGAGTAATGGTCAAAAAGGTGATGCAGGGATTCCAACGGATAAAAGACAGGCATAAAAAGAACTATCTGAGAGGAAAGGGAATCAAATTGATTGGCGTTAAATCGTTGGAGTGCAATTTCAATCCGACAAAAAAGACTTATAATCCCCATTTACACCTCATCGTTGCCAATAAGAAAATGGCAGAAATATTAATTCAGGATTGGCTAAAACTGTGGACACCGAAATTTGCCCAAAGACAAGCGCAGGATATGAGGGAAATTTTCAACGCTGAAACAGGCTGA
- a CDS encoding multicopper oxidase domain-containing protein translates to MRKAFLIFFLIMLPSLSQAQSVSYTCPMHPEVHSPKPGKCPKCGMNLVKKKTKAKPKTVKVVKPKNNPATSENKETDGVAKYTCPMHPEVVSDKPGNCPKCGMKLVPQEKKVVSTEETKTDMPENHDMTGMDMPTDDLSENISLAKKNLGKVKTVKAVQPPRTVRYDLHIRDTIVMYGKNKKMAIAVNGQIPMPTLTFTEGDTAEIHVYNHLKEETSLHWHGLFLPNQMDGVPFMTQMPIKPGAEYLYKFPIVQHGTHWYHSHSGLQEQIGMYGMFIMNKREEWDIPTIPVLLSEWTDMKPEEVHRRLKNANDWFAIKKGTTQSYTEAISSGHLGTKVTNEWKRMTAMDLSDVYYDNFLINGKNQDEHPQFKAGDKVRLRIANGGASDYFWLNYAGGKITVVASDGNDVEPVEVDRLLIAVSETYDVVVTIPENKSYEFLVTPEDRTKSASIWLGSGEKVMVDKLPRLKYFEGMKMMNQMMDMNGNMVEMDGMKMQNQIMDMNTVMYPEVTGKEKKKTQKEETENNHAGHNMANMDAMLKDIVTLSYEMLRAPEKTTLPNGEWKELKFELTGNMNRYVWSLDNKVVSETDKILIKKGQNLRIVLYNNSMMRHPMHLHGHDFRVVNSQGDYAPMKNIIDIMPMERDTIEFKATEPGGDWFFHCHILYHMMSGMGRVFSYENSHINPELPDAKFARRKLNSDDRAFHFMAENDFATNGNDGMAMLANTRWSVGSEWRLGYNDMHGYESETHIGRYIGRNQWFMPFIGFDLRYRKMEMGETEENLFGQKNTKDKRAQFSIGAAYTLPMLVILQGELYHDGNVRLQLMREDIPISPRIRAGFMINTDREYMADMRYIFGKNISGRIHYDSDMKFGVGLTVNY, encoded by the coding sequence ATGAGAAAGGCATTTTTAATATTTTTCCTCATTATGCTTCCGTCACTGTCACAGGCGCAGTCGGTTAGTTATACCTGTCCAATGCATCCCGAAGTACATTCACCCAAACCCGGTAAATGTCCTAAATGTGGAATGAATTTGGTTAAGAAAAAAACGAAGGCGAAACCGAAAACAGTTAAGGTAGTAAAACCAAAAAACAATCCTGCTACTTCTGAAAATAAGGAAACAGATGGTGTGGCAAAATACACTTGTCCTATGCACCCTGAAGTTGTTTCAGATAAACCGGGAAACTGCCCAAAGTGTGGGATGAAATTAGTGCCACAGGAAAAGAAAGTTGTTTCAACTGAAGAAACAAAAACAGACATGCCTGAAAACCATGATATGACAGGTATGGATATGCCAACGGATGATTTAAGTGAAAATATAAGCCTTGCAAAAAAGAACTTGGGAAAAGTCAAAACAGTTAAAGCGGTGCAACCACCTCGCACTGTGCGTTACGATTTGCATATACGTGATACCATTGTAATGTATGGCAAAAATAAAAAAATGGCTATTGCGGTTAACGGACAAATCCCAATGCCCACGTTGACATTTACTGAAGGTGATACGGCTGAAATCCATGTTTATAATCATCTAAAAGAAGAAACATCACTTCATTGGCATGGTCTATTTCTTCCTAATCAAATGGACGGCGTGCCATTTATGACACAAATGCCAATTAAGCCAGGAGCAGAATATTTATACAAATTTCCTATTGTTCAGCACGGTACACATTGGTATCATAGCCATAGCGGCTTACAAGAGCAGATAGGTATGTATGGGATGTTTATCATGAATAAAAGAGAAGAATGGGATATTCCAACTATTCCGGTATTATTGAGCGAATGGACTGATATGAAGCCGGAAGAAGTGCATCGTAGGTTAAAGAACGCCAACGATTGGTTTGCTATCAAAAAAGGAACTACGCAAAGTTACACCGAAGCAATTTCATCTGGGCATTTAGGTACTAAGGTAACCAACGAATGGAAACGTATGACTGCAATGGATTTAAGCGATGTATATTATGATAATTTCCTTATTAATGGAAAAAATCAGGATGAACATCCACAGTTTAAGGCAGGCGATAAGGTAAGGCTACGCATTGCCAATGGTGGGGCATCCGATTATTTTTGGCTTAACTATGCCGGTGGTAAAATTACTGTCGTTGCGAGTGATGGAAATGATGTTGAACCTGTTGAGGTTGACCGTCTATTAATAGCCGTTTCAGAAACTTATGATGTTGTAGTAACTATTCCCGAAAATAAAAGCTATGAGTTTTTAGTAACGCCTGAAGACCGAACAAAATCGGCTTCTATATGGCTTGGAAGCGGTGAAAAGGTTATGGTTGACAAATTACCACGACTGAAGTATTTTGAGGGCATGAAGATGATGAATCAAATGATGGACATGAACGGTAACATGGTTGAAATGGATGGGATGAAAATGCAAAACCAAATCATGGACATGAATACTGTTATGTATCCTGAAGTAACAGGTAAAGAAAAAAAGAAAACCCAAAAAGAGGAAACAGAAAACAATCATGCGGGGCATAACATGGCTAATATGGATGCAATGCTCAAAGACATTGTCACACTGAGTTATGAAATGCTACGTGCGCCTGAGAAAACAACACTACCTAATGGCGAATGGAAGGAACTAAAGTTTGAGTTAACAGGAAACATGAACCGCTACGTTTGGAGTTTGGATAATAAGGTGGTTTCTGAAACCGATAAAATCCTGATTAAAAAAGGTCAAAATTTGCGCATTGTTTTATATAACAACAGTATGATGCGCCATCCTATGCACTTACACGGACATGATTTCCGTGTTGTAAATTCTCAGGGTGATTATGCACCAATGAAAAATATCATTGACATTATGCCAATGGAACGTGATACAATAGAATTTAAAGCAACTGAGCCAGGTGGTGATTGGTTTTTCCATTGTCACATCCTTTATCACATGATGAGCGGAATGGGGCGAGTTTTCAGTTACGAAAATTCACATATCAACCCTGAATTACCTGATGCCAAATTCGCTCGCCGTAAATTAAATTCTGATGATAGGGCATTCCATTTTATGGCAGAAAATGATTTTGCTACAAATGGAAATGATGGGATGGCAATGCTTGCCAATACACGTTGGAGTGTAGGCTCAGAATGGCGTTTAGGATATAATGACATGCACGGCTATGAATCGGAAACCCACATAGGGCGATATATAGGAAGAAATCAGTGGTTTATGCCTTTTATTGGGTTTGATTTGAGGTATAGGAAAATGGAAATGGGTGAAACAGAAGAAAACCTGTTTGGGCAAAAGAACACAAAAGACAAACGTGCGCAATTCAGTATTGGTGCAGCCTACACTTTACCTATGCTTGTCATTCTGCAAGGGGAGTTATATCATGATGGAAATGTGCGTTTACAGTTGATGCGTGAAGATATTCCAATTTCACCAAGAATTAGAGCAGGCTTTATGATAAATACTGACCGGGAATATATGGCTGATATGCGTTATATTTTTGGTAAAAATATCAGCGGAAGAATCCATTATGATAGTGATATGAAGTTTGGAGTTGGCTTAACAGTTAATTATTAA
- a CDS encoding Eco57I restriction-modification methylase domain-containing protein codes for MAFFQNSVIKKYLQNQNKSKVASQWNIFRNHFLNTRIQNNIRNSKEEEYQGEFLIDLFVNVLGYTKKPQENYNLVTEKKNVNNSEKSDGAIIINDKVKAVIELKGTKLTDLKKIEVQAFGYKNNHPHCVFVITSNFEKLRFYINNATEYLEFNLFQLTESEFELLYLVLSYESLSKGLANTIKEESIIEEKKISNELYKDYSTFKSALHQNLVLLNPEYNPLELLKKSQKLLDRFLFIFFAEDKNLVPTNLIFRINKEWEQLVNMRINQSLYDRYKIYFEDLNSGALVTLPAFSKTVSDTKEKHQLFAYNGGLFQPDEVLNNIRIDDALLFKYTEKLSEYDFESEIDVNILGHIFENSLNDFDEVKAKIEGKKIDTSKTKRKKDGVFYTPKYITKYMVDNSLGLLCNEKKKLLKINDENYQPAAKRSRERLNNLNEYRKWLKQLAICDPACGSGAFLNQAFDFLIEEHKYIDELSAKYNRDTFILSDVEKSILENNLFGVDLNDESVEIAKLSLWLRTAKPNRKLNDLNNNIKCGNSLIDDKVVAGDKAFDWYREFPKVFAKGGFDVIIGNPPYGIFIDKEMQDYFKAKFPLTQYKTNLYVLFVERMLQVFEKGIVFFIIPKSLLFNSYYELIRKELILKTELNEIFTITERVFEDAEVGSSLLIKFTIKDDLNKKNIVRLASAEKIKNFISGNGIVENKIEQNSFLKIPKAEISVISSDSQSIVKKLNQMKTIDSYYTLKNGLNPGNIKHLLVSDEKTTNHHRPIIWGKDISKYSISW; via the coding sequence ATGGCTTTCTTTCAAAATTCAGTAATTAAAAAGTATTTACAAAATCAAAATAAATCCAAAGTGGCTTCACAATGGAACATTTTTAGAAATCACTTTTTAAATACCCGTATTCAAAATAATATTCGCAATAGTAAGGAAGAAGAATATCAGGGTGAATTTCTGATTGATTTATTTGTTAATGTATTAGGATATACAAAGAAACCTCAAGAAAATTACAACTTAGTTACTGAGAAAAAAAATGTTAATAATAGTGAAAAGTCAGATGGTGCTATCATAATCAATGACAAAGTAAAGGCTGTCATAGAGTTAAAAGGCACTAAATTAACTGATTTAAAAAAGATTGAAGTACAGGCGTTTGGTTATAAAAACAACCACCCTCATTGTGTTTTTGTTATTACTTCAAATTTTGAAAAGTTGAGGTTCTACATTAATAATGCGACCGAATATTTAGAGTTTAATTTATTCCAACTTACAGAAAGTGAATTTGAGTTACTTTATTTGGTATTATCTTATGAAAGTTTATCTAAAGGATTAGCTAATACAATTAAGGAAGAATCAATTATTGAGGAAAAGAAAATATCAAACGAACTTTACAAAGACTATTCAACATTTAAAAGCGCATTACATCAAAATCTCGTCTTATTAAATCCGGAATATAACCCATTAGAGCTATTAAAAAAATCTCAAAAACTTTTAGATAGATTTTTATTTATATTCTTTGCCGAAGACAAAAATTTAGTCCCAACAAATTTAATTTTTAGGATAAATAAGGAGTGGGAGCAGTTGGTTAATATGAGGATAAATCAATCCTTGTACGATAGATACAAAATTTATTTTGAAGACTTAAATTCTGGTGCATTGGTTACATTACCTGCATTTAGTAAAACAGTTTCAGACACTAAGGAAAAGCATCAACTTTTTGCTTATAATGGAGGTCTTTTTCAACCCGATGAGGTTTTGAATAATATTAGAATAGACGATGCATTACTTTTTAAATATACTGAGAAATTAAGCGAATATGATTTTGAAAGTGAAATTGATGTAAATATTTTAGGTCATATTTTTGAGAATTCATTAAATGATTTCGATGAAGTAAAAGCCAAAATAGAAGGAAAAAAAATTGATACTTCTAAAACCAAAAGAAAGAAAGATGGAGTTTTCTACACCCCGAAATATATAACAAAATATATGGTAGATAATTCTTTAGGTCTACTATGTAACGAGAAAAAAAAGCTCCTGAAAATAAATGATGAGAACTATCAACCAGCAGCGAAAAGAAGTCGTGAACGGTTGAATAATCTGAATGAATATAGAAAATGGCTTAAACAATTGGCTATTTGTGACCCTGCCTGTGGTTCAGGAGCATTTTTAAACCAAGCTTTTGATTTTTTAATTGAGGAACATAAATATATTGATGAGTTATCAGCAAAGTATAATAGAGATACTTTCATACTTAGCGATGTTGAAAAAAGTATTTTAGAAAATAATTTGTTTGGCGTTGACTTAAATGATGAAAGTGTAGAAATTGCAAAGCTCTCCTTATGGTTAAGAACTGCAAAACCAAATCGAAAATTGAATGACTTAAATAACAATATTAAATGTGGTAATTCATTAATTGATGATAAGGTTGTAGCGGGAGATAAAGCATTTGATTGGTATAGAGAATTTCCCAAAGTATTTGCAAAAGGTGGTTTCGATGTGATTATTGGTAATCCTCCCTATGGGATTTTTATTGATAAGGAAATGCAAGATTATTTTAAGGCAAAATTCCCTTTAACCCAATATAAGACTAATTTGTATGTTCTATTTGTAGAAAGGATGCTGCAAGTTTTTGAAAAGGGCATAGTTTTCTTTATTATTCCAAAATCTTTATTATTTAATTCTTATTATGAGTTAATCAGAAAGGAGTTAATTTTAAAGACAGAATTAAATGAGATTTTCACAATAACAGAGAGGGTTTTTGAAGATGCTGAGGTAGGAAGCAGCTTATTGATAAAATTTACTATAAAAGATGATTTAAATAAAAAGAATATAGTAAGATTAGCTTCAGCAGAAAAGATTAAAAACTTTATTTCGGGTAATGGGATTGTAGAAAATAAGATTGAGCAAAATTCTTTTTTGAAAATTCCAAAAGCTGAAATTTCGGTTATATCCTCAGACTCTCAGTCAATAGTTAAAAAGCTTAACCAAATGAAAACTATTGACAGTTACTATACGTTAAAGAATGGTTTGAATCCGGGAAACATAAAGCATTTATTAGTATCTGATGAAAAAACCACTAATCACCATCGACCTATAATTTGGGGAAAAGATATTTCTAAATACAGTATTAGCTGGTAG